From Quercus lobata isolate SW786 chromosome 1, ValleyOak3.0 Primary Assembly, whole genome shotgun sequence, one genomic window encodes:
- the LOC115992532 gene encoding uncharacterized protein LOC115992532, which produces MRGADNLFLTLSELNRDNTPVSSASTMSEKSPMKDIEQLLQNREGTGTINLSIILKVQVKGSYYMSSQMSIKLLEISQEDYAELCNYWNKLLRGKHNTEVVTEKVIKKCKVDKGSSVPFEQVFQDECTPISTAAQLQVRYSPANKMQNVAASVSHRDEVVAATIEPVMQIQQLSAAGSHSGSNANLCSAGGIEHQLSSGGHTSNQLAQTPTHRTMSSHPDLLYIELQIIHKEIEEELKNHKEVEEQLLFEFGKELEKMRTQYVNKAQELH; this is translated from the exons ATGCGGGGGGCAGATAATTTATTTCTTACTTTGAGTGAGCTCAATCGTGACAATACTCCAGTCTCCAGTGCAAGTACTATGTCAGAAAAATCACCTATGAAAGATATAGAGCAACTTCTTCAGAATCGTGAAGGCACAGGCACAATTAACTTGTCTataattttgaaagttcaagTAAAAGGATCTTACTACATGAGTTCTCAAATGTCTATTAAGCTGCTTGAAATTTCACAAGAAGATTATGCAGAACTGtgtaattattggaataaattgTTGAGGGGAAAACATAATACCGAAGTTGTCACTGAAAAAGTTATAAAGAAATGCAAGGTTGATAAAGGTAGTTCTGTGCCATTTGAACAG GTGTTCCAAGATGAATGCACACCAATCTCCACAGCTGCCCAATTGCAAGTTAGGTATTCACCGGCTAATAAGATGCAGAATGTGGCTGCTTCAGTATCCCATCGGGATGAAGTTGTGGCAGCAACAATAGAGCCTGTGATGCAAATACAGCAGTTATCAGCTGCAGGTTCACATTCTGGTAGCAATGCTAATTTATGTTCAGCTGGTGGCATCGAACATCAACTAAGCTCTGGAGGCCATACATCCAACCAACTTGCTCAGACTCCTACACACAGGACTATGAGCTCGCATCCAGACCTGCTCTATATTGAGCTGCAAATAATTCATAAAGAAATAGAGGAGGAActaaaaaatcataaagaaGTG GAGGAGCAGCTATTGTTTGAATTTGGAAAAGAACTTGAAAAAATGCGAACCCAATATGTTAACAAAGCTCAGGAGCTGCACTGA